The region ATGGACTCAATTGGGAGAGAGCCCGCTCCAAATGGGAAAAACCACCCTTCAATAGGAGAGAGCAAGAGTCGGACAACATGTTCATGAAACTTTTCAGCCATTTTCCCGTAGAATAAGGTAACAACTCCTTATAAAGGGGGTAAATCATTGAAAAAGGCATTTGTAATAAGTGTCATCACAGCAGTCATTTTGTTCCTAGTGGGATGGCTTTCGGGGAATACCGAGCTGTTCGGAAAGATTGCGGTTGGTATTGGTGTGTTTTTCTTTATTATTGCGGGGCTGACAAGTGGTGCATTCATCAGCGGAAGTCAGATGCAGGCTAATTTTCATTCCGAAAGTAAACAGAGTCGTGCTGAACGGCGTAACATGATGTTTGTTTCGGGTGTTGTTATGGTTCCGCAGTTTATCGCCGGATATTTTTTGTTGACATTATAGGCATGGTCGTTTTTTCCCTTCATAGAATGGTAATGGAGGGGATTTTTTTATGGAAAAGATACGGGATTTGTGGTTGGATTTTTTTCAGCTGGAGCGGAATGAAGACAGTTGGTGGGAAAGAAAAAAATCATTGTGCCGTGATCGTGAAGCTGAAATTGTCCGGATCAGCGGAAAAGGACACACTTTTGAAGAGATTATTTATGACAATAAAAAAGATTGCAAATACCTGCTGCACTTATCATTTTTGCTGAAGCAGCAAGATGAATTTATCCAAGAGGAACAGGTGATACCTTTTGCATATCGAATGGAGGATGAGGAGGTAATCGAACATAAGGAAATGAGTATGCCGGCACCGCAAAGCGATACCCCGGTATTAACGGCGGATTCCCTGCGCCGTCTATCAGATGAGCGCTTTTCATATGACAGAAGAGCTGCAGTCCAGTATGCTGAGCGCTGGTGGAACAGTTATAATCCTGCATATCGTGCGTTCGATGTTGACTGCACCAATTATGTGTCACAGTGCATGCATGCCGGTGGTGCTCCAATGCGGGGCGCGCCGAATCGGGGGGATGGCTGGTGGTATCAAAATGATAACTGGAGCTATAGCTGGGCGGTGGCACATTCATTAAGGTGGTATTTAAGCGGTTCTTCAGCCGGGTTAAAGGGAAAAGAAATGGATTCAGCAGGTGACCTTATCCCGGGTGATGTGATTTGCTACGATTTTCAGGGAAATGGCAGGTGGGACCACAATACGATTGTAGTCGGCAAGGATGCGTATGGGATGCCGCTTGTTAATGCCCATACAGATAACAGCCGAAACCGTTATTGGTCCTATGAAGATTCCCGTGCATGGACACCCGATATCAATTATAAATTTTTCCGGATTGGTGAGTAGTGGTATAATGATGTGGTTATTAAAAATGCAAGGAGAATGAGAAGTGAGTTTAAATATCGTATTATACCAACCGGAAATACCTGCAAATACCGGAAACATTGCCAGAACTTGTCTGGCAACAAATGCAACCCTGCATTTGGTTCATCCGCTTGGCTTTTCCACGGACGATAAAATGGTGAAAAGGGCCGGGTTGGATTACTGGAAACATGTAGATATTCGAGAATATGCATCGATAACTGAATTGTACGATACATATCCTGAGGGAACTTATTATTATATTGAAAACTTTGGTGCAGGACAATATACGGATTTTGATTACAGTAATCCGAATGACGATTTGTTTTTCGTATTTGGGCGTGAAACATCCGGGATACCGAAAAGTCTGCTGGAGGGTAAAGAAGAGCAATGTTTACGGATTCCAATGAGCGGAAATGTCCGTTCGCTGAATTTGGCCAATACAGCAGCGATTATTGTTTATGAAGCGTTGAGACAGCAAGGGTATCCTGAGTTGGGGTGAATGGCTGATTCCGATTTTATATGTGATTTCATTTCATTTATGCGCGGTTTCAGGTGCGATATGCGCGATTTGAGAATTATATGCGCGTTAGTAACACTGAAATGCGCGGCTAATATGAAAAAACGTTTTCCATCAAAAAACCGGCATGTGTATACATGTCGGTTTTTAAAATTTATTGGTTCTTTTTCGGTACTCCTGGTTTTGCATCGTAACCGGCAGTGAAGCAGGACACGATGAATGTTACGATAACCCCCATCAGTAATGCGAGTTTCATGACGCTTCCTCCTCGTTGAAAATTATGTAATCAGATTATAAATTCCATTATACCGAATAATTCCGGTAATGTGAACCATTAGCAGCAGTACATTGTAAAAGCAATCATTCCCAGGGTATTTATTGATGTTAATATGACTTTATGCACGGTTTGCAATTTATTTTGCACGTTTTCGGGCCTGTTATGCACGTTTTCGTTCTACAAGGTTACGATCCATTATTTAGCTAAAAACCTGAAAATATAGAAAGCTTATAATTTGATTGTTTTCCGGTTATTATTTAGGGTATATTAGTTGATGAAGTTACAGTAGAGTTCTATAATGAACATTGAGTGTAAAATGACCGTTGCAACAGCGGAGAAAGCTAACTTCTAATGGGGGTATAAAACGTGGCACAGAATG is a window of Virgibacillus ihumii DNA encoding:
- a CDS encoding DUF5316 family protein, which translates into the protein MKKAFVISVITAVILFLVGWLSGNTELFGKIAVGIGVFFFIIAGLTSGAFISGSQMQANFHSESKQSRAERRNMMFVSGVVMVPQFIAGYFLLTL
- a CDS encoding amidase domain-containing protein; translation: MEKIRDLWLDFFQLERNEDSWWERKKSLCRDREAEIVRISGKGHTFEEIIYDNKKDCKYLLHLSFLLKQQDEFIQEEQVIPFAYRMEDEEVIEHKEMSMPAPQSDTPVLTADSLRRLSDERFSYDRRAAVQYAERWWNSYNPAYRAFDVDCTNYVSQCMHAGGAPMRGAPNRGDGWWYQNDNWSYSWAVAHSLRWYLSGSSAGLKGKEMDSAGDLIPGDVICYDFQGNGRWDHNTIVVGKDAYGMPLVNAHTDNSRNRYWSYEDSRAWTPDINYKFFRIGE
- the trmL gene encoding tRNA (uridine(34)/cytosine(34)/5-carboxymethylaminomethyluridine(34)-2'-O)-methyltransferase TrmL, with the translated sequence MSLNIVLYQPEIPANTGNIARTCLATNATLHLVHPLGFSTDDKMVKRAGLDYWKHVDIREYASITELYDTYPEGTYYYIENFGAGQYTDFDYSNPNDDLFFVFGRETSGIPKSLLEGKEEQCLRIPMSGNVRSLNLANTAAIIVYEALRQQGYPELG